In Rhodospirillum rubrum ATCC 11170, a genomic segment contains:
- a CDS encoding amino acid ABC transporter substrate-binding protein, producing MVKQLKKIAFKAQAAGLAAALALCGLGFSSSAEAGETLDAIKARGVIKIGVGGNSPGFSAPDSAGRWQGFFIDIGRALAVTVFNDPEKAEFVNSSPQQRLPALQSGEFDILLSGVTQTITRATKLGFHFGPVVFYDGQGLLVPKKLGITKGSELDGATVCVQTGTTGELNIADFFRQHKISFKPVVIEESNEFLKAFASGRCDVLTQDSSDLAIRRTLLPNAADYVLLPERISKEPLAPAIRYGDDRWLEIVNWTVYALIEAEELGITQATIDSFLGSDNPSIRRFLGVDPSLAEATGLDAKFAYNIIKALGNYGEVFERSVGKASKLGFERGYNQPWTQGGLLYSPPFR from the coding sequence CGCTTTCAAGGCCCAAGCCGCCGGTCTCGCCGCCGCCCTGGCCTTATGCGGGCTGGGATTTTCCTCCTCGGCCGAGGCTGGCGAGACCCTGGACGCCATCAAGGCGCGCGGGGTCATCAAGATCGGCGTCGGCGGAAATTCTCCGGGCTTTTCGGCGCCTGACAGCGCCGGTCGCTGGCAGGGCTTTTTCATCGATATCGGCCGCGCCCTGGCGGTGACGGTGTTCAATGATCCCGAGAAGGCCGAATTCGTCAATTCCTCGCCCCAGCAACGCCTGCCGGCCCTGCAATCGGGCGAATTCGATATCTTGCTGTCGGGCGTGACCCAGACCATCACCCGGGCGACCAAGCTGGGCTTCCATTTCGGCCCGGTGGTCTTCTACGACGGCCAGGGATTGCTGGTGCCCAAGAAGCTGGGGATCACCAAGGGCAGCGAGCTTGATGGCGCCACCGTCTGCGTGCAGACGGGTACGACGGGCGAGTTGAACATCGCCGACTTCTTCCGCCAGCATAAAATCTCGTTCAAGCCGGTGGTGATCGAGGAGTCCAACGAGTTCCTCAAGGCCTTTGCGTCGGGACGCTGCGACGTGCTGACCCAGGACAGCTCCGATCTGGCGATCCGCCGCACCTTGCTGCCCAATGCCGCCGATTATGTGCTGCTGCCCGAGCGCATCTCCAAGGAACCGCTGGCTCCGGCCATCCGCTATGGCGATGACCGCTGGCTGGAAATCGTCAACTGGACGGTCTACGCCCTGATCGAGGCCGAGGAATTGGGCATCACCCAGGCCACTATCGACAGCTTCCTTGGCAGCGATAATCCGAGCATCCGCCGCTTCCTGGGCGTTGATCCCAGTCTGGCCGAGGCCACCGGCCTCGATGCCAAATTCGCCTATAACATCATCAAGGCCCTGGGCAATTACGGCGAGGTGTTCGAACGCTCGGTCGGCAAGGCCAGCAAGCTCGGCTTCGAACGGGGCTATAACCAGCCCTGGACCCAAGGCGGCTTGCTGTATTCGCCGCCGTTCCGCTGA
- a CDS encoding amino acid ABC transporter permease — protein MSQLAVLLGVFALFSVLGANTVDNLGRLGITVGFGYLDHPANFEIGESLVAYTSGDSYARALGVGILNTALVSIIGCLLATLLGVALGIGRLSANLLISRAVQLYVEVIRNTPLLLQLFFWSATIHALPGPRQAFEPLTGVFLTNRGLYMPALAMDGAAVFSLLLLGGGALAGVVRILVHERRHGPMERAAKTALLGAVAVLLLGVLALCLGGAVSVEPPRLGGFNITGGWVLSPEFLALLVGLVINASAVICEIVRSGIEAVPEGQWEAARSLGLTRGRTLRLVVLPQALRVVIPLMTSSYLSLTKNSSLAVAIGFPDLVSVVNTSANQTGHVFEAIALMMAVYLTISLTVSAALNFYNHRLSLGR, from the coding sequence TTGTCCCAACTCGCGGTGTTGCTCGGCGTCTTCGCCCTGTTCTCGGTCCTGGGGGCGAATACGGTCGACAACCTTGGGCGGCTTGGCATCACGGTCGGCTTTGGCTATCTCGACCACCCGGCGAATTTCGAGATCGGCGAATCCCTGGTGGCCTATACCTCGGGTGACAGCTATGCCCGGGCCCTGGGGGTGGGGATCCTCAATACCGCCCTGGTGTCGATCATCGGCTGCCTGCTGGCCACCCTTCTGGGCGTCGCCCTGGGCATCGGCCGGCTGTCGGCCAATCTGCTGATCTCGCGCGCCGTTCAGCTTTATGTCGAGGTCATCCGCAATACGCCGCTGCTGCTTCAGCTTTTCTTCTGGAGCGCCACCATCCACGCCCTTCCCGGGCCGCGTCAGGCCTTCGAACCGCTGACCGGCGTGTTCCTGACCAATCGCGGCCTTTATATGCCGGCTCTGGCGATGGACGGCGCGGCGGTATTTTCCCTGCTGCTGCTGGGCGGCGGCGCGCTGGCCGGCGTGGTGCGGATCCTGGTCCATGAGCGGCGCCACGGCCCGATGGAGCGGGCGGCCAAAACCGCCCTTCTGGGGGCGGTGGCGGTCTTGCTGCTCGGCGTTCTGGCACTGTGCCTCGGGGGGGCGGTCTCCGTCGAGCCGCCCCGGCTTGGCGGCTTCAACATCACTGGCGGCTGGGTCCTGTCGCCGGAATTCCTGGCCCTTCTTGTCGGGCTGGTGATCAACGCCAGCGCCGTCATCTGCGAAATCGTCCGCAGCGGCATCGAAGCGGTGCCGGAAGGCCAGTGGGAGGCGGCGCGGTCGCTGGGCTTGACGCGGGGGCGCACGCTGCGCCTCGTCGTGCTGCCCCAGGCCCTGCGCGTCGTCATCCCCCTGATGACCTCGAGCTACCTCAGCCTGACCAAGAATTCCAGTCTGGCGGTGGCCATCGGCTTTCCCGATCTGGTCAGCGTCGTCAATACCTCGGCCAATCAGACCGGTCATGTGTTCGAGGCGATCGCCCTGATGATGGCGGTGTATCTGACCATCAGCCTGACGGTCTCGGCGGCGCTGAATTTCTACAACCATCGTTTGAGTCTGGGCCGATGA